From a single Pigmentibacter ruber genomic region:
- a CDS encoding pyridoxamine 5'-phosphate oxidase family protein, protein MSENKAKTITTLNRYPDRGSYTKESIYSILDCSFLCNIGFVDENANVFVMPTMYVRVGNKIYIHGSIGSRMMKLLSNGKKACITVSMVDGLVLAKSAFSHSLNYRSVVIFAHGEKVTKSDEKFKIFAALTNKILPNRWDFVRQPTEHETKITEVIGFNLDEASAKTRTGFPVDKEIDQQFDTWSGIIPCELTYSEALADSKNKTQLPTYIKNFLSKKF, encoded by the coding sequence ATGTCAGAGAATAAAGCAAAAACAATAACAACGCTAAATCGATATCCAGACAGAGGCTCATATACCAAAGAAAGCATCTATAGCATTTTAGATTGCTCTTTCTTGTGCAATATTGGTTTTGTAGATGAAAATGCAAATGTCTTTGTAATGCCTACTATGTATGTAAGAGTTGGGAATAAAATTTATATTCATGGTTCTATTGGGAGTAGAATGATGAAGTTATTAAGTAACGGGAAAAAAGCTTGCATTACAGTAAGCATGGTAGATGGGTTAGTTTTAGCAAAGTCAGCTTTTTCCCATTCATTAAATTACCGCTCTGTAGTTATATTCGCACATGGAGAAAAAGTAACTAAAAGTGATGAAAAATTTAAGATTTTTGCTGCCTTGACAAATAAAATACTTCCAAATCGCTGGGATTTTGTTAGGCAACCAACTGAACATGAAACAAAAATAACAGAAGTAATTGGATTTAATCTTGATGAAGCATCAGCAAAAACAAGAACAGGATTTCCAGTTGATAAAGAAATAGATCAACAATTTGATACTTGGTCAGGAATTATTCCTTGTGAGTTAACTTATTCTGAAGCCTTGGCAGATTCCAAAAATAAAACTCAATTACCTACATATATCAAAAATTTTCTCTCAAAGAAATTTTAA
- a CDS encoding ParA family protein: MSEKKVKRIGATRSNISEKKMSTYERPSSVRIISICNQKGGCGKTTTVINVAAGLSKLGQRVLVVDLDSQCNATTGLGIDTKDIEKSMFELLVEPKKTNLEDVILETQYENLHIAPASIELSEFESRMAGEIGRENRLKKALLPLHSLYDFIILDTPPSLGLLSVNALNAATEVQIALQAHPFAFDGLNLLLETITLIKEELNPKLKISGLVVTMFDSRTKLSREIVDKVTNIELLKNCIFKTCIRQNVKLAEAVKARKSVLNYDQSCTGAEDYLALSKEICEQNKNISKIVLLNANNEVAADSAP, translated from the coding sequence ATGTCTGAAAAAAAGGTAAAAAGAATTGGTGCGACAAGATCAAACATTTCTGAAAAAAAAATGAGTACTTATGAACGTCCTAGCAGCGTTCGCATTATTTCTATCTGTAATCAAAAAGGTGGTTGTGGAAAAACAACTACAGTGATTAATGTAGCAGCAGGTTTATCTAAATTAGGACAGCGGGTATTAGTTGTTGACTTAGATTCACAGTGTAATGCTACCACAGGACTTGGAATCGATACTAAAGACATTGAAAAAAGTATGTTTGAATTACTTGTTGAGCCTAAAAAAACAAATCTTGAGGACGTTATTTTAGAAACTCAATATGAGAATTTACATATAGCCCCAGCCTCAATTGAATTGTCTGAATTTGAAAGCCGAATGGCTGGTGAAATAGGCAGAGAAAATCGTTTAAAAAAAGCGTTATTACCATTACATAGTTTGTATGATTTCATTATTTTAGATACTCCACCTAGTTTAGGATTACTTAGTGTTAATGCATTAAACGCTGCTACAGAAGTACAAATTGCATTACAAGCTCATCCGTTTGCATTTGATGGGCTAAATTTGTTACTTGAAACAATTACTTTAATTAAAGAAGAATTAAATCCTAAGTTGAAAATTTCAGGACTAGTCGTTACTATGTTTGATTCGCGTACAAAACTATCGAGGGAAATAGTAGACAAAGTAACAAATATAGAATTATTAAAAAATTGTATTTTTAAAACTTGTATTAGACAAAATGTTAAACTTGCGGAAGCAGTAAAAGCTAGAAAATCTGTTCTTAACTATGATCAATCCTGCACAGGAGCTGAAGACTATTTAGCACTTAGTAAAGAAATTTGTGAACAAAATAAAAATATCTCTAAAATTGTTCTTTTGAATGCTAATAATGAAGTAGCTGCTGACTCAGCTCCTTAA
- a CDS encoding DUF2652 domain-containing protein, protein MDVINNEKEALLFFADISGYTEFVKKHTSTWAHGQFIISELLKIILQEIDEPLKIAKIEGDAIFFYLPIELTFDQKLISNKLLKFFSEFDNKKLSLNSVRSCECQCCSNVEKLKLKIIVHFGKVLIYQIKQFQELSGLDVIILHRLSKNSVQKNEYLMLTENAFNKIAYFKDISFTAKKEHYEDIGNVNTLVYFPSAEQSQSKEIISSNFEKFIFKFKLLFMTFYLIMRSILQLKFLNVRN, encoded by the coding sequence ATGGACGTAATAAATAACGAAAAAGAAGCCTTGCTATTTTTTGCCGATATTAGCGGATATACTGAATTTGTTAAAAAACACACATCAACATGGGCGCACGGGCAATTTATTATTTCTGAGTTACTAAAAATTATCTTGCAAGAAATTGATGAGCCTTTAAAAATTGCCAAAATAGAGGGGGATGCTATCTTTTTTTATCTTCCGATAGAGCTTACTTTTGATCAAAAGTTGATTAGTAATAAATTATTAAAATTCTTTAGTGAATTTGATAATAAAAAACTATCTTTAAATTCTGTAAGAAGTTGTGAGTGTCAATGTTGTTCAAATGTTGAAAAGTTAAAACTTAAAATTATTGTTCATTTTGGGAAGGTTTTAATATATCAAATAAAGCAATTTCAAGAATTGTCGGGATTAGATGTCATAATTTTGCATAGATTATCGAAAAATTCTGTGCAAAAAAATGAATATCTAATGTTGACTGAAAATGCTTTTAACAAAATTGCATATTTTAAAGATATTTCTTTTACTGCAAAAAAAGAGCATTATGAAGATATTGGAAATGTAAATACATTGGTCTATTTTCCTAGCGCAGAACAAAGTCAAAGTAAAGAAATTATTTCAAGTAATTTCGAAAAATTTATATTCAAATTTAAATTACTTTTTATGACCTTTTATTTAATCATGAGGTCAATTTTACAATTAAAATTCTTGAACGTTCGAAATTAA
- a CDS encoding DUF423 domain-containing protein produces the protein MFYQKLFSFFGFLGVTLGAFGAHGLKNKVSLESLETWKTATFYLLVHVIIGLLSLFFAKSKKPAFCFALGSFLFAGSLYLLVFLNLPILGIVTPFGGTALLIGWIFLFFDFKKEIFNK, from the coding sequence ATGTTTTATCAAAAATTATTTTCATTTTTTGGCTTTCTAGGGGTTACTCTAGGAGCTTTTGGTGCGCATGGTTTAAAAAATAAAGTTTCCTTGGAGAGTTTAGAAACTTGGAAAACAGCAACCTTTTATTTGTTAGTACATGTAATTATTGGTTTGCTTTCTTTATTTTTTGCAAAATCTAAAAAACCAGCTTTTTGTTTTGCACTAGGGTCATTTTTATTTGCTGGATCTTTATACTTATTAGTTTTTTTAAATTTGCCGATTTTAGGAATTGTGACTCCATTTGGTGGGACTGCATTATTAATAGGTTGGATTTTTCTTTTTTTTGATTTTAAAAAAGAAATTTTTAACAAATAA
- a CDS encoding APC family permease, which yields MNDNKKQTKESKDYKNKTQKVISGISFFLTKLFYFKVKTGPTVQEKTHHWFSVLCLTGVDYFSTLAYQPGIALMAVGALAPFSSFLLVLVTLFGAVPTYREVAKRSYTGQGSIAMLESYLKGWLGKFCVLGLISFAMTDFFITITLSASDAAAHMVENPYFSQIVGHSNLGISIIMVLILGFIFYMGFKEAILFAMLCTLPFLFLTLIVISVSSYEIIKDISLFYQWINEPIFKVDLFGLFIISALAFPKLALGLSGFETGVSVMPLISNGKNEDQHPHNKLISYVPLERIKGTKNLLLCSALIMSAYLLTSSVVTSILLKQAQVVDGGEAAGRALSFLAHKYVGNIFGTIYDISTIVILGFAGASALAGLLNIIPRYLPRFGMAPQWASFRRPLVILITLISILILVVFKANVNAQTGAYATGILALILSASIAVTIALRRESKLNNSKKIKFKIFYFVLVSCVFTYTLIDNIKIRPDGLVIAFLFFVAILLASAISRWRRAFELRVESHTFLGKESENMWEEIKNKKVNLVPISFGDKNWFKRKEEKIKEYYKCESPLAFLTISLRDDRSEFETPLVIKISKMDNNQSNYLIEVSGAVALPNTIAYISEQIDPIAIYLGLARQNAMEQAIFYVLFGEGEIGILTYKVLVQYWESTDEDDVRPVIFLMSE from the coding sequence ATGAACGATAATAAAAAACAAACAAAAGAGTCAAAAGACTATAAAAATAAAACGCAAAAAGTGATTTCAGGTATTTCATTTTTTCTTACGAAATTATTTTATTTTAAAGTAAAAACCGGTCCAACTGTGCAAGAAAAAACCCATCATTGGTTCAGTGTTCTGTGCTTAACAGGAGTAGATTATTTTTCTACGCTAGCTTATCAACCAGGTATAGCATTAATGGCAGTAGGTGCGTTAGCTCCTTTCTCATCTTTTTTGCTTGTTCTTGTTACTTTATTTGGTGCTGTACCTACCTATCGGGAAGTGGCAAAAAGATCCTATACTGGGCAAGGATCTATTGCCATGTTGGAAAGTTACTTAAAAGGTTGGCTAGGAAAATTTTGTGTTTTAGGTTTAATTTCATTTGCAATGACCGACTTTTTTATTACGATAACCCTTTCAGCATCAGATGCTGCAGCACATATGGTAGAAAATCCTTATTTTAGTCAAATAGTAGGGCATTCTAATTTAGGGATCTCTATCATAATGGTTTTAATTTTAGGTTTCATTTTTTATATGGGATTTAAAGAAGCTATTTTATTTGCAATGCTTTGCACTTTACCATTTTTATTTTTAACTTTAATTGTTATAAGCGTTTCTAGTTATGAAATAATTAAAGACATTTCATTATTTTATCAGTGGATTAATGAACCTATTTTTAAAGTTGATTTATTTGGTTTATTTATTATTTCGGCCCTAGCCTTTCCTAAACTTGCTCTTGGGCTCAGTGGATTTGAAACTGGTGTGTCAGTTATGCCATTGATTAGTAATGGTAAAAATGAAGATCAACATCCCCATAATAAATTAATTAGTTATGTTCCTTTAGAAAGAATAAAAGGAACAAAAAATTTATTGCTATGTTCAGCATTGATTATGTCAGCCTACTTGTTAACTTCAAGTGTTGTAACCTCAATTCTATTAAAACAAGCACAAGTTGTTGATGGAGGAGAAGCTGCAGGTAGGGCCTTATCTTTTCTAGCACACAAATATGTAGGAAATATTTTTGGTACAATCTATGATATTTCCACAATTGTAATTTTAGGTTTTGCAGGTGCTTCTGCTTTAGCAGGGTTACTAAACATTATTCCAAGGTATCTTCCTAGATTTGGCATGGCTCCCCAATGGGCATCATTTCGCAGACCATTAGTTATTCTAATTACTTTAATCAGTATATTAATTTTAGTAGTATTTAAAGCAAATGTTAATGCTCAGACTGGTGCATATGCGACAGGAATTTTAGCGTTAATTTTGTCTGCATCTATAGCAGTTACGATAGCTTTAAGAAGAGAATCCAAACTCAATAACTCTAAAAAAATTAAATTCAAAATATTTTATTTTGTATTAGTTTCCTGTGTTTTTACTTATACTTTAATAGATAATATTAAAATAAGACCAGATGGTTTAGTGATAGCTTTTTTATTTTTTGTCGCAATTTTACTTGCAAGTGCAATCAGTCGTTGGCGCAGAGCATTTGAATTGCGAGTTGAATCTCACACATTTCTAGGAAAAGAATCTGAAAATATGTGGGAAGAAATAAAAAATAAAAAAGTAAATTTAGTACCTATTTCTTTTGGCGATAAAAATTGGTTTAAGCGGAAAGAAGAAAAAATTAAAGAATACTATAAATGTGAATCACCTTTAGCTTTTTTGACAATTTCATTGCGTGACGATCGCAGTGAATTTGAAACGCCTCTTGTTATTAAAATTTCAAAGATGGATAATAATCAAAGTAACTATTTGATTGAGGTTTCTGGTGCAGTAGCATTACCTAATACTATTGCTTATATCAGTGAACAAATTGATCCAATAGCAATTTATTTAGGTTTAGCTAGACAAAATGCTATGGAACAAGCAATTTTTTACGTATTGTTTGGAGAAGGTGAAATAGGAATCTTAACTTATAAAGTTTTAGTACAATATTGGGAATCGACCGATGAAGATGATGTCAGACCAGTTATTTTTCTTATGTCTGAGTAA
- a CDS encoding DUF4870 family protein — protein sequence MSRSGFFRSPKKSNLPSTESLQNISIAVYILQLISIFTGGLFSLIPLTISILSRTKSQGLWIDNHFRWQIQTFWFSTPFFVLGWLFAIIPFLGWILSFFLFLFGSSVIAVRTIRGWKRLTIQKSPQVFLD from the coding sequence ATGTCTCGTAGCGGTTTTTTTCGTTCCCCAAAAAAAAGCAATTTACCTTCAACTGAATCTCTCCAAAATATTTCAATTGCAGTTTATATTTTGCAACTGATTTCTATATTTACTGGGGGACTGTTTTCTTTAATCCCTCTTACTATCAGTATCTTATCGAGGACAAAGTCACAGGGCCTTTGGATTGACAATCATTTTAGATGGCAAATTCAAACTTTTTGGTTTTCCACTCCTTTCTTTGTTTTAGGCTGGCTTTTTGCCATTATTCCTTTTTTAGGTTGGATTTTATCTTTCTTCCTATTTTTATTTGGGTCTTCTGTCATTGCAGTTAGAACAATAAGGGGTTGGAAGCGCCTCACTATTCAAAAATCGCCACAGGTATTTTTAGACTAA
- a CDS encoding N-acetylmuramoyl-L-alanine amidase, producing MKKFNYIISAFTILAVSCGKSNTDNKAGKSDYTVNDKYEIKDTPSKSFNDRISALVFHYTALNQENSLEVLIKGNVSAHWLIPETGNTVYKLVSEDKRSYHAGISSWKRRTDLNDTSVGIEIVNLGYTCINNPKSDQCPKNEKKWYKYTDEQISMIINLGKDIQSRYKIDPLCVVGHSDIAVGRKVDPGPYFPWQQLANAGVGAWVTEDEIQQQLKLIENSFSDDITTFTLQTRLYEFGYDIRSPKYTDKFIDSELTEKIFPEFSGTNSKIKNWKNIPFDNLNLLNKLNVYSLTNTSEAINIKDIFDINLTTSAIDAFTMHFLPEEYLSNKVIENKKILATIQALLIKYPNRAKSGCGY from the coding sequence ATGAAAAAATTTAATTATATCATTTCTGCTTTCACAATTTTAGCGGTTAGTTGCGGCAAATCTAATACTGATAATAAAGCAGGTAAGAGTGATTATACAGTTAATGATAAATATGAAATAAAGGATACCCCTTCAAAAAGTTTTAATGATAGAATTAGTGCGTTAGTTTTTCATTATACTGCACTTAATCAAGAAAATTCTTTAGAAGTTCTTATAAAGGGAAATGTTAGCGCGCATTGGTTAATCCCAGAAACGGGAAATACGGTATATAAATTGGTAAGTGAAGATAAACGTTCGTACCATGCTGGTATAAGCTCTTGGAAACGGAGAACGGATCTAAATGACACTTCAGTAGGGATAGAAATTGTTAATTTAGGCTATACTTGTATTAATAATCCTAAAAGCGATCAATGTCCAAAGAATGAAAAAAAATGGTATAAGTATACAGATGAACAAATTTCTATGATAATTAATTTAGGGAAAGATATTCAAAGTAGATATAAAATTGATCCTTTATGTGTTGTTGGGCATTCTGATATAGCCGTAGGAAGAAAAGTCGATCCGGGTCCATACTTTCCGTGGCAACAATTAGCAAATGCAGGAGTTGGTGCTTGGGTTACTGAAGATGAAATTCAACAACAACTTAAGTTAATTGAAAATAGTTTTAGTGATGATATAACTACTTTTACTCTACAGACACGATTATACGAATTTGGTTACGATATTCGTAGCCCTAAATATACAGATAAATTTATTGATAGTGAATTAACAGAAAAAATATTTCCTGAATTTTCAGGCACTAATAGTAAAATTAAAAACTGGAAAAATATTCCGTTTGATAACCTTAATTTATTAAATAAACTAAATGTATATTCATTAACTAATACTAGTGAGGCAATTAATATAAAAGATATTTTTGATATTAATCTAACAACAAGCGCAATTGATGCATTTACCATGCATTTTTTACCAGAAGAATATTTATCTAATAAAGTCATTGAAAATAAAAAAATTCTTGCAACAATTCAAGCTTTACTTATTAAATATCCTAATAGAGCCAAGTCTGGGTGTGGGTATTAA
- a CDS encoding DUF4153 domain-containing protein has product MNKIKLFANNFNQVKDSFLRFPSTLLLCFVATALAILLSSKEEQDLALLKLFFSCSVMIPLSIALTLCFESFHVKWGQLYTVAITFSCLIIHYLFTVSDVTLSYSYKVLHLFLLFHLLVSFSPFLKKTNDKSFWQFNQILLLNLVEAIFYAAASFIALFLMCFLASYLFDLNLKPEFYLKIFVVCLYIVQTWIFLLGIPNKFNLGDEPYPKRLKLFLQFILIPLVLIYIGILYVYLGKVVVGWNIPKGLTSWFVSGLGIIGVFGYLILNNKIAQIRVKWIIFFERYFFYLLIPLIGLLVVALNTRIQDYGITINRYILFVLAIWLFSLSLFFILKKNASLKVIPLSLGIVMALAYLGPWGVYQFSFFNQKQIVQQFLTEKNFLNIKLEPQKSEVKLSLEERKKITALFTYLTDHYGDNALQQILGSAFLQNVELSKNKKFYFFSGSYNYETVNAILDKLSIKPAYPWENQLNKDNINLQFDYSNSIKNISGYEEYFEFDTFLNNENVVDKYKIKFAEKGYDLLFFKNNELLVTIPTNQKIESLIEKIENKEIDWSEGTILNSENESIVVENKIVRVKLLLSSFHYFKSKNKEDGDTSYSVRGGILIKYKK; this is encoded by the coding sequence ATGAATAAAATAAAACTTTTTGCCAACAATTTTAATCAAGTAAAGGATTCCTTCCTTCGATTTCCTAGCACATTGTTACTCTGCTTTGTTGCTACAGCTTTGGCTATTTTACTTTCCAGTAAAGAAGAGCAAGATCTAGCATTACTAAAACTTTTCTTTTCGTGTTCTGTCATGATTCCTTTAAGCATAGCATTAACTTTATGTTTTGAAAGTTTTCATGTAAAATGGGGACAACTTTATACTGTCGCAATTACATTCAGTTGTTTAATTATCCATTACCTATTTACAGTTAGTGATGTCACTTTAAGTTATTCGTATAAAGTACTTCATTTGTTTCTTTTGTTTCATTTACTCGTATCATTTTCTCCATTTTTGAAAAAAACCAATGACAAATCTTTTTGGCAATTTAATCAAATTTTATTGTTGAATTTAGTTGAAGCTATTTTTTATGCAGCAGCAAGTTTTATTGCTCTTTTCCTGATGTGCTTCCTCGCTAGTTACTTGTTTGATTTAAACTTAAAGCCTGAATTTTATTTGAAAATATTTGTTGTTTGTTTATATATAGTACAGACTTGGATCTTTCTTTTAGGTATTCCAAATAAATTTAATTTAGGAGACGAACCATATCCAAAACGGTTAAAATTATTTTTACAATTTATCCTTATACCCTTAGTTTTAATCTATATTGGAATTTTATATGTTTATCTAGGAAAAGTTGTCGTTGGTTGGAATATTCCTAAAGGACTGACCAGTTGGTTTGTATCTGGCCTTGGTATTATAGGAGTTTTTGGTTATTTAATTTTAAATAATAAAATTGCACAAATAAGAGTTAAGTGGATTATATTTTTTGAGAGATACTTTTTTTACTTATTAATTCCATTAATTGGACTTCTAGTTGTTGCTTTAAATACTCGTATTCAAGATTATGGGATAACAATTAATAGATACATTTTATTTGTTTTGGCAATATGGCTTTTTTCTTTATCGCTCTTTTTTATCTTGAAAAAAAATGCAAGCTTAAAAGTTATTCCATTATCTTTAGGCATAGTTATGGCGTTAGCTTATTTAGGGCCCTGGGGTGTGTATCAATTTTCTTTTTTTAATCAAAAACAAATTGTGCAACAATTTTTAACAGAGAAAAATTTTCTAAATATAAAATTAGAACCCCAAAAAAGTGAGGTCAAGTTATCCTTAGAAGAAAGAAAAAAAATTACTGCATTATTTACTTATTTAACAGATCACTATGGTGATAATGCCTTGCAGCAAATTTTGGGTTCTGCATTTTTACAAAATGTAGAATTAAGCAAAAATAAAAAATTCTATTTTTTCAGTGGTTCTTATAATTATGAAACTGTAAATGCAATTTTAGATAAGTTAAGTATTAAACCTGCATATCCATGGGAAAACCAGTTAAATAAGGATAATATCAATTTGCAATTTGATTATTCTAATTCAATAAAAAATATTTCAGGATATGAAGAGTATTTTGAATTTGATACTTTTCTTAACAATGAAAATGTTGTGGATAAGTATAAAATTAAATTTGCTGAAAAAGGTTATGATTTATTGTTTTTTAAAAATAATGAGCTTTTAGTTACAATTCCTACAAATCAAAAAATAGAGTCTTTAATTGAGAAAATTGAAAATAAAGAAATTGATTGGAGTGAAGGTACTATCCTTAATTCTGAAAATGAAAGTATTGTTGTAGAGAATAAAATAGTTAGAGTAAAATTACTTCTATCTTCATTTCACTATTTTAAGTCAAAAAATAAAGAAGATGGAGATACAAGTTATAGCGTGAGAGGCGGCATTTTAATTAAATATAAAAAGTAA
- a CDS encoding tRNA threonylcarbamoyladenosine dehydratase, with the protein MAFRNHRFSRLELLIGKEGLSRYRNLHVMIVGAGGVGSFAAEAIARAAVGSVTLVDHDEVCVTNVNRQLHAFTDTVGKKKVQLLVERLQKINPLANYHAIAEHHHPDKNDFIFAEAERLAGKPVDAVIDCIDTLIPKVDLIVRCKQKNIPIWSSMGSASRLDPAQIKCADISETKVDKFAKQIRLKLREQGITEGVRVVYSTEEAIEPEQAVPGTEWHCICPTIEKEFGACQHKRVMLGTNSYIPPIFGMWLAGDLLKHYLEGIDLKNRDTFEKTPTYDEFKKVLNLGQPK; encoded by the coding sequence ATGGCATTTCGGAATCATCGTTTTAGTCGCTTGGAACTTTTAATAGGGAAAGAAGGTTTAAGTCGTTATAGAAATTTACATGTCATGATAGTGGGTGCTGGAGGCGTTGGAAGCTTTGCCGCTGAAGCGATTGCACGTGCAGCTGTTGGTTCTGTGACCTTGGTAGATCATGATGAAGTTTGTGTTACTAATGTAAACAGACAATTACATGCTTTTACGGATACTGTAGGTAAGAAAAAAGTCCAGCTGTTGGTTGAACGCCTGCAAAAAATTAATCCATTAGCAAATTATCATGCTATTGCAGAACATCATCATCCAGATAAAAATGACTTTATTTTTGCAGAAGCGGAGCGCTTAGCAGGTAAACCTGTAGACGCAGTAATAGATTGTATTGATACCCTGATCCCAAAGGTAGATTTGATAGTTCGGTGCAAACAAAAAAATATTCCGATTTGGAGCTCGATGGGTTCTGCAAGTAGGCTAGATCCTGCGCAAATTAAATGTGCCGATATTTCTGAAACAAAAGTAGATAAATTTGCAAAACAAATTCGTCTCAAATTAAGGGAACAAGGAATTACTGAAGGTGTAAGAGTTGTTTATTCTACGGAAGAAGCAATTGAGCCAGAACAAGCTGTTCCAGGTACAGAATGGCATTGTATTTGCCCAACCATTGAAAAAGAATTTGGGGCATGTCAACACAAACGAGTTATGTTGGGAACAAATAGTTATATTCCACCAATCTTTGGAATGTGGTTAGCTGGAGACCTTTTAAAGCATTATTTAGAAGGTATTGACCTAAAAAACCGTGATACTTTTGAAAAAACACCTACATATGATGAATTTAAAAAGGTTTTAAACCTTGGACAACCAAAATAG
- a CDS encoding SGNH/GDSL hydrolase family protein has translation MININRIVIFGDSLSDFNRMQDSVLGKASKTFGQIAHSPYQRFTNGYAWGDWLRTYLFRSKVKRMSGIELVNEAYSVNYIPKYLPPDTEFIKFKIENYAVGGATAINFKKVRRGNIASHFLDNLSSECDLFLKENNINSSRENQNLLNNDLYIIWAGANDFITAGWDDFECANHATDAIIDLIKRLMNFGGQNFVIFNLPFFTAAPRFRLSENENNEVKIRRNIHLDDLVRYFNFLLNEKVNILLNQNSNISRDNINLVRRVREALTRVANDLPAPVSKSVYADLAKPLNNFNLNIEIKDLNSIMINLDENKFQKLEFENEVYPTKINEYKKGMIQVDKSRIKNRDGQRLSTMNSNTILTRTSQIISANNFNPYIDDSDNYKEKFIRKNSLEDKNPNEKNSLLKVYAYHDDVHPGKEIHNLLGIIISKMLSKSFNFYTPASRSFEI, from the coding sequence ATGATAAATATAAATAGAATAGTTATTTTCGGAGATAGTTTAAGTGATTTTAATAGAATGCAAGATAGTGTTTTAGGAAAAGCAAGTAAAACATTTGGACAAATTGCGCATTCACCTTACCAAAGATTTACAAATGGATATGCTTGGGGTGACTGGTTAAGAACATATCTATTTAGAAGTAAAGTAAAAAGAATGAGTGGAATAGAATTAGTAAACGAAGCTTATTCTGTAAATTATATTCCAAAATACTTACCACCTGATACAGAATTCATCAAATTTAAAATTGAAAATTATGCTGTTGGGGGAGCAACAGCGATAAATTTTAAAAAGGTAAGAAGAGGAAATATAGCTTCACATTTTTTAGATAATCTATCTTCTGAATGTGATTTATTTCTTAAAGAAAATAATATAAATTCTTCAAGAGAAAATCAAAATTTATTAAACAATGATCTTTATATCATATGGGCTGGAGCCAATGATTTTATTACGGCTGGATGGGATGATTTTGAATGTGCAAATCATGCGACAGATGCTATTATTGATTTAATAAAACGCTTAATGAATTTTGGTGGGCAAAATTTTGTAATATTTAATTTACCATTTTTTACAGCTGCACCAAGATTTAGATTGAGTGAAAATGAAAATAATGAGGTTAAAATAAGACGTAATATTCATTTAGATGACTTAGTAAGATACTTTAATTTTTTGTTAAACGAAAAAGTTAATATTTTATTAAATCAAAATTCAAATATTTCAAGAGATAATATAAATCTTGTAAGAAGAGTAAGAGAAGCGCTAACTAGAGTTGCCAACGATCTTCCAGCGCCTGTATCCAAATCTGTATATGCCGATCTTGCAAAACCATTAAATAATTTTAATTTAAATATTGAGATAAAAGATTTAAATTCAATAATGATTAACTTAGATGAAAATAAATTTCAAAAACTTGAATTTGAAAATGAAGTTTATCCTACAAAAATTAATGAATATAAAAAAGGAATGATTCAAGTTGACAAATCTAGGATTAAAAATCGAGATGGACAAAGACTTTCAACTATGAATAGTAATACAATTTTAACGAGAACTTCGCAGATAATTTCTGCTAATAACTTTAACCCTTATATTGATGATTCTGATAATTACAAAGAAAAATTTATAAGGAAAAATTCTTTGGAAGATAAAAATCCAAATGAAAAAAACTCTTTGCTTAAAGTTTATGCTTATCATGATGATGTTCACCCAGGAAAAGAGATTCATAATTTATTAGGAATTATAATTTCTAAAATGTTAAGCAAATCTTTTAATTTCTATACTCCTGCAAGTAGATCATTTGAAATTTAA